One window of the Syngnathoides biaculeatus isolate LvHL_M chromosome 11, ASM1980259v1, whole genome shotgun sequence genome contains the following:
- the tex11 gene encoding testis-expressed protein 11 isoform X5 yields MERFVSSVTHLTAELLQNQQTNCSDVIDMIFSEVSALNDDVKIVDPQLEECAIQLWNWAVTKNVGDSISISHKAKVRHAACSLLYCSKPVNLTEGAIRKQIMMASTTGRTWLDCRNPQIADNFLRLAVKSLEILYNQLTSRGLDTLDTDSSKLDVEKDLLRILSFQAESAVIQGRNQEALTHVQRCKDILQRLPTQETFQHQERSDRHTGIRTPFRRTTTFLSLKCYNFGIETYRLQNFENSTFWLRESYEISNIHVEYAPELKVQAKVLRLLATAYFEWDSQKFHKEALSAVDMANKKCVSAAGLYLKFRILLRCGASDEIIRAGLDEMLQSQVSLVVCLSTVRLLMSEDREVPAFELLKRASQQFESSPDLGTALVLHVELLLKRGKELLGKHKIEDIITVHYTGKQLAPQDLTTLHTMLWDKASEYVEAADYTEALQWYNYSLSFFKTGEIDPNLAKLQRNRSSCFMHLKQLKKAKEAINDAERCDPDSIFTQFSVYKIAIYENDVEKAANAVNMMTRLSKGLEATGPVSENATSNLLCLAAQIALENTQQDLAMKLLEHLCETSKDEALVLMALRCLVRLMLPTIETSTDEKSLDVVLPYLKMALEKLSQRLRLTVEQRTEEANWFRKIAWNSALLCERNPDRMRDFFVLSYQLCQMCPPDRTILIAQKTCLLMAVAAALEFCRSSPSVDRSQDLSQALQHIALCGELWKTLKATASRRTRQRRCCCSTSLPHVPNSTTPRWRACWIPSWSRTTSSPKCWRP; encoded by the exons ATGGAGCGCTTTGTTTCATCTGTGACAC ACCTCACAGCAGAACTTTTACAGAATCAGCAAACAAATTGCAGCGATGTGATTGACATGATCTTCTCTGAAGTCTCAGCTCTCAACGATGATGTGAAAATTGTTGATCCGCAG CTTGAAGAGTGTGCCATACAATTGTGGAACTGGGCTGTCACCAAGAATGTGGGCGACTCCATCAGTATAAGTCATAAAGCTAAAG TACGACACGCTGCATGCAGTTTGTTGTACTGCAGTAAGCCTGTTAATCTAACAGAGGGCGCCATCCGCAAGCAGATCATG ATGGCCAGCACAACTGGAAGGACCTGGCTGGACTGCAGGAATCCCCAGATTGCGGATAATTTCCTCAGGCTCGCTGTCAAG AGCCTGGAAATTCTGTACAACCAGCTGACATCCAGAGGCCTCGACACACTGGACACTGACTCATCCAAATTGGATGTAGAGAAAGACCTGCTCCGGATCCTCTCCTTTCAGGCTGAATCG GCTGTTATTCAAGGGAGAAACCAAGAGGCTTTGACCCATGTGCAACGCTGCAAAGACATCCTGCAGCGGCTACCGACGCAA gagacctttcagcaccaggagcgctcagaccgtcacaccgggattcgaaccccgttccgcagaact ACAACTTTCCTGTCCCTGAAGTGCTACAACTTCGGGATCGAAACTTACCGTCTTCAGAACTTTGAAAACAGCACTTTCTGGTTACG ggagAGCTATGAGATCAGCAACATTCATGTGGAATATGCCCCTGAATTGAAGGTCCAG GCAAAGGTTTTGCGTCTCCTAGCCACTGCTTATTTCGAGTGGGATTCTCAGAAGTTTCACAAGGAGGCCCTGAGTGCTGTTGACATGGCCAACAAG AAATGCGTGAGCGCCGCTGGGCTGTACTTGAAGTTCAGAATACTCCTGAGATGTGGGGCCTCGGATGAAATCATCAGGGCAG GTCTGGATGAGATGCTGCAATCTCAGGTTTCCCTTGTCGTTTGTCTGAGTACAGTGAGGCTTCTCATGTCTGAAGACAG AGAAGTGCCAGCATTTGAGCTTTTAAAACGCGCAAGTCAGCAGTTTGAGTCATCACCCGACCTGGGAACCGCTCTTGTTCTGCATGTCGAGCTCCTGCTGAAGAGAGGCAAAGAGCTGCTGGGCAAGCACAAGATAGAGGACATTATCACGG TACATTACACCGGCAAACAGTTGGCACCGCAGGACCTCACAACCCTCCATACCATGTTGTGGGATAAAGCTTCAGAATATGTTGAG GCAGCAGACTACACTGAGGCGCTGCAATGGTACAACTACTCTCTGAGTTTCTTTAAGACTGGAGAGATCGACCCCAACTTGGCCAAACTGCAGAGAAACAGAAGTTCCTGCTTCATGCACCTCAAGCAGCTTAAAAAG GCCAAGGAAGCCATTAACGATGCTGAGCGCTGCGATCCTGACAGCATTTTCACACAGTTCAGTGTTTACAAGATAGCTATTTATGAGAATGATGTGGAGAAAG CTGCAAATGCAGTGAACATGATGACGCGTCTGTCTAAGGGTCTTGAAGCCACTGGGCCTGTGTCTGAGAACGCCACGTCCAACCTCCTCTGCCTAGCTGCTCAGATTGCCTTGGAG AACACACAGCAGGACTTGGCCATGAAGCTACTGGAACATTTGTGTGAAACCAGCAAAGATGAAGCTCTGGTTCTGATGGCTCTCAG GTGTCTGGTTCGACTCATGCTCCCCACCATAGAAACATCGACTGATGAGAAAAg TCTGGATGTGGTCCTGCCTTATTTAAAGATGG CGCTGGAGAAGCTTTCACAGCGTCTGCGCTTGACGGTGGAGCAGCGCACGGAGGAAGCCAACTGGTTCAGGAAGATCG CTTGGAACTCAGCCCTGCTGTGTGAGAGGAATCCGGACAGAATGCGGGATTTCTTTGTGCTCTCATATCAG CTGTGCCAGATGTGCCCTCCTGATCGCACCATTCTTATCGCCCAGAAGACGTGTCTGCTCATGGCGGTGGCCGCCGCTCTCGAGTTCTGCCGATCCTCTCCTTCAGTCGACCGA TCACAGGATCTCAGTCAGGCTCTGCAGCACATTGCATTGTGTGGAGAGTTGTGGAAAACCCTGAAGGCAACCG CTTCCCGAAGGACCCGACAGAGACGCTGCTGCTGCTCTACGAGTTTGCCGCACGTGCCCAACTCAACGACCCCAAGGTGGCGTGCGTGCTGGATTCCATCCTGGAGCAGGACAACGTCGAGCCCAAAGTGTTGGAGACCAtag